In Mesorhizobium shangrilense, the genomic stretch AGTCGTTGTTCGCGTCATTCAGCCCGGGGGCGGTCGGCATGGAAGCCGTCAAGGGGAAGGGGGCCTGAGATGGACATCTTCAACGCCATCATCCAGACGCTGGACTCGACCATCCGCCTGTCGGTGCCCTTGCTGCTGGCCTGTCTCGCCGGGCTCTATTCGGAACGGGCCGGCATCTTCGACATCGGGCTTGAAGGCAAGATGCTGGTCGGCGCCTTTGCCGGCGCGGCTGCCGCTGCGGTCTTTCACTCGGCCTTTATCGGCCTCGGCATGGCCATCCTCATCTCGGTCGCTTTTGCCATGGTGCATGGCTTCGCCTCGATCACCCATCGCGGCAACCAGATCGTGTCCGGCGTCGCCATCAACTTCATTGCAGCGGGATCGACCATCATCCTCGGCCAAGCCTGGTTCCAGCAGGGCGGGCGCACGCCGGCGCTGGGTGCGGGCGAGCGGTTCTCGCCGATCACCTTGCCGGGTGCCGAAGCGGTCAAGGACGTGCCGATCCTCGGGCAGATCTATTCCGAGCTTCTGTCGGGCCATTCGGCGCTGGTCTACCTCGCTTTCCTGATGGTGCCGTTCACCTGGTGGGTGCTGTTTCGCACCCGCTTCGGCCTGCGCCTGCGCGCCGTCGGAGAGAACCCGGCGGCTGTCGATACGGCCGGCATATCTGTCGCATGGCTGCGCTACCGGGCGCTGATCTGCACGGGCATCCTGACCGGCGTCGCCGGCGCCTACCTGTCGATGGCGCAGAATGGCGGCTTCGTGAAGGACATGACCGCCGGCAAGGGCTACATCGCGCTGGCGGCACTCATCTTCGCCAAATGGAAGCCGGTCAACGCCATGTTCGCCTGCCTGCTGTTCGGCTTCCTCGACGCGCTGTCGATCCGACTGCAAGGCACGCCGCTGCCCATCATCGGCAAGGTGCCGGTGCAGTTCATGCAGGCGCTGCCCTATATCCTCACCGTCATCCTGCTCGCCGGCTTCATCGGCAAGGCCATTCCGCCGCGCGCCGGCGGCGTACCCTACGTCAAGGAGCGCTGAGCATGACTGGAAACCACGGCCTCGGCCACAACCGGGTTTCGGACACGATCATGGCGGAGAACGACTGAATGTCCCACGATCTGTTCGAAGCGGCCAGGACCGCCATGGCCAAGGCCTATGCGCCCTATTCGAAATTCCCCGTTGGCGCTGCTCTTCGTACTGAGGACGGGCGTGTCTTTGCCGGCGCCAACATCGAGGTTGCTTCCTATCCGGAAGGCTGGTGCGCCGAAACCACGGCGCTCGGCCACTACATCATGGGCGGCGGCGGCAAGATCACCGAGATCGCCGTTGTCGCCGAGCGCATGGCCAAATGCTCGCCCTGTGG encodes the following:
- a CDS encoding ABC transporter permease produces the protein MDIFNAIIQTLDSTIRLSVPLLLACLAGLYSERAGIFDIGLEGKMLVGAFAGAAAAAVFHSAFIGLGMAILISVAFAMVHGFASITHRGNQIVSGVAINFIAAGSTIILGQAWFQQGGRTPALGAGERFSPITLPGAEAVKDVPILGQIYSELLSGHSALVYLAFLMVPFTWWVLFRTRFGLRLRAVGENPAAVDTAGISVAWLRYRALICTGILTGVAGAYLSMAQNGGFVKDMTAGKGYIALAALIFAKWKPVNAMFACLLFGFLDALSIRLQGTPLPIIGKVPVQFMQALPYILTVILLAGFIGKAIPPRAGGVPYVKER
- the cdd gene encoding cytidine deaminase, whose product is MSHDLFEAARTAMAKAYAPYSKFPVGAALRTEDGRVFAGANIEVASYPEGWCAETTALGHYIMGGGGKITEIAVVAERMAKCSPCGGCRQRLAEFCRPETKLYLCDNGGVVETVTMGQMLPYGFQGDILK